Proteins encoded by one window of Longimicrobium sp.:
- a CDS encoding polysaccharide deacetylase family protein codes for MTAGVELARRVAAAALWRVGSLRVYQPLLRKPVVGLCYHVVTDRVPPHVVHLDRFKTPAEFERDLVWLKRNRRLVSFPEALAEYESGRARATPPVLVSFDDGYAECFSVIRPLLLEHGIPAVFFITRDFIDNRRLFYRNKVSLAIEALKEMEAGRREELAREFTGAPAGGLVDWLRARTFYDDALLDDFCARAGVDLAAYLAERRPFMTADQVRQLAADGFTIGGHTLAHPYLHALRTPEEVETQIVESCRFAAGFGGGGRIPFAFPFRGDGLDRGHLRRILDENPWIGPLFDVRGVNDDAEFIANRVIADTRPAPGATSSNVPDLLRVAYREAVYFRYSARAATAREVPAVPPVSEFLAAP; via the coding sequence GTGACGGCGGGCGTGGAGCTCGCCCGGCGGGTGGCCGCCGCGGCCCTGTGGCGCGTGGGCTCGCTGCGGGTGTACCAGCCGCTGCTGCGGAAGCCGGTGGTGGGGTTGTGCTACCACGTGGTCACCGACCGGGTTCCGCCCCACGTGGTGCACCTGGACCGCTTCAAGACGCCCGCGGAGTTCGAGCGCGACCTGGTGTGGCTCAAGCGCAACCGGCGCCTCGTCTCCTTTCCGGAGGCGCTGGCGGAGTACGAGTCCGGACGCGCACGCGCCACACCCCCGGTGCTGGTGAGCTTCGACGACGGGTACGCGGAGTGCTTTTCCGTGATCCGCCCCCTCCTGTTGGAGCACGGCATCCCCGCGGTGTTCTTCATCACGCGCGACTTCATCGACAACCGGCGGCTCTTCTACCGCAACAAGGTGTCGCTGGCCATCGAGGCGCTGAAGGAGATGGAGGCGGGGCGAAGGGAGGAGCTCGCCCGCGAGTTCACCGGCGCCCCGGCAGGGGGGCTGGTGGACTGGCTCCGCGCGCGTACCTTTTACGACGACGCGCTGCTGGACGACTTCTGCGCGCGCGCCGGTGTGGACCTGGCGGCGTACCTGGCCGAGCGCCGCCCGTTCATGACGGCGGACCAGGTGCGGCAGCTCGCGGCCGATGGCTTCACCATCGGCGGGCACACCCTGGCGCACCCGTACCTCCACGCCCTGCGCACTCCCGAAGAGGTGGAGACGCAGATCGTGGAGTCGTGCCGTTTCGCCGCGGGGTTCGGCGGAGGCGGGCGCATCCCCTTCGCCTTCCCCTTTCGCGGCGACGGGCTGGACCGCGGGCACCTGCGCCGGATCCTGGACGAGAACCCGTGGATCGGGCCGCTCTTCGACGTGCGGGGGGTGAACGACGACGCGGAGTTCATCGCCAACCGCGTGATCGCGGACACGCGACCGGCGCCGGGGGCGACCTCGTCCAACGTGCCGGATCTGCTGCGCGTGGCGTACCGCGAGGCGGTGTACTTCCGCTACTCCGCCCGCGCGGCCACGGCGCGGGAGGTGCCGGCCGTGCCGCCGGTGAGCGAGTTTCTTGCGGCCCCGTGA